GAGCGCGGCGCGGTGGGCGTGGCGCGCGAGACGGGCCCAGCGGCGCCCGGCGATCCACTTCACCGGGATGGAGCGGACGGCGGGGCTCACCAGGCGCAGCAGGTGCGCGCGCGGCGAGCCGATGAAAGCCTTCGGGCTCGCGGCGGCCACGGCGGCGTCCAGCCGCTCCCGCCCCGCCCAGGCGTCCAGGAACACCGCGGTGGCCCCGGCGTGCAGCGTCGCCAGGAGCGCCACGTAGAGGTCGATGGACATGGGGACGAAGAGCAGCACCCTGTCCCCCACCCCGATCCCCGTCTCCCGCATTCCCGCGGAGAGCGAGGCGACCCGCTCCGCCAGCGCACCGAAGGTGATGCGTCGCGGAGATCCGCCGGCGTACTCGACGATGGCGGTCCGCTCGGGCTGGAGCGCGGCGCGGTGGGCGAGGCGCGCGGCGAC
This genomic window from Longimicrobiaceae bacterium contains:
- a CDS encoding AMP-binding protein gives rise to the protein MANPNVAARLAHRAALQPERTAIVEYAGGSPRRITFGALAERVASLSAGMRETGIGVGDRVLLFVPMSIDLYVALLATLHAGATAVFLDAWAGRERLDAAVAAASPKAFIGSPRAHLLRLVSPAVRSIPVKWIAGRRWARLARHAHRAAL